The genomic stretch GAAAGATTTAAATAAAATAAGCTTAATTAGATTAAAAATGACTGATTTTATTGGCATGGTTGTTGAATCAGACTATGGCAGGGAGATTAAAGTAGATCTTAAAGATAAAAAAATCCTCGGCGCATTGGCTGTGAATGCCAGGCTAAGCCCTAGCGAGATTGGAAGAATCGTTGGGCTGTCGAAAGATGCTGTAAGATACAGAATCATTCAGCTTGAGAAAAAAGGCATAATAAGGGGCAGCGTTGTCATCGCAAACCCGTCAAAAGTGGGCTATTACCTGCATACAGTATTACTGAAGCTTGAAAACCTGTCTGAGGAGCGGGAGAACGAGCTAATCAAATTTTTCGCAGCTTTTCCTTTAGGAATATGGTTCGGCAAGTGCAGCGGCAGGTGGGATTTTGTTTTTGAAGTCATAGCTAAGGACATGAAGCAATTTGACAAGATAATGCAGAAGATAAAATCAGTCTGCGGAAAAAACTTAAGAGATTATGAAAGCTTAACTGCATTTAACTTAGTTAAATATGTGGATTTGCCAGATGATTTCTACAAAGATCTTGGATTAAAGTTTGAATTCGAAAGAAAAAGCGTTGCATTCGCAAAGGAGATCAAAAAAGGGATAATCGAATTCGACTATGAAAAGCAAATAAAGCTCGATTTAACTGATGCCAGAATATTGAAAGCTTTGTCTGAAAATGCTTGTGCTCAAATATCTGAAATAGCCAATAGAACTAGAATTCCAAGGGATACAGTTGTTAATCGCATAAGGAGCATGGTCAATAATGGATTAATAATTGCATTCAACCCGATTATAAATCTCACTTATCTGAAATATCATCTGTATGTTGTGTTTTTTCACTTGGCTAACCTGACAGATGAAAAAGAGAAGGAATTTTTCAATTACATGTCTGTGCACTCTTTTGTTGCATACGGCGCAAAGCTGATGGGAAAATACGAAGCCCAGATATTCCTGATCGTAAAGGATCCAATGCACATGCACGAAATAATGATGGAATTCAGAAGAAAGTTTTCAGGCATTATTGAAGACTATGAGCCTCTGCTGGTCATAAAAGACTATAAATATAATTTCCTGCCGGAAGGTGTTTTTCCTAAAATTATCTAAGCCCTTCCTTTGCTTTCTCCCATTGCAATCCCTGCTGCGATCAAATGCGCCACTCTAAGCGGCTCTGGAATGTAAGAATGAGTGCAGCTGATCTTCAGGATCTGTTTTGCTTGCTCTAAATTTAAACCAGCTAGCTGCACATAGATCTTCCCAGCCTTGATCACGTCGCCTGCTTTCTTTATACGTTTTATTTTGCTTTCTTTTTTTATCTTTTTCAAAGCATCGAATATTTTTTTAAAATCCGGGTAATCCCTTATGACAATAATAACGGGGATTTTTGTTTTTTTATTTAATTCATTAACATCAACAACATTAAAGCCGCCCATTGCAATTCCGTTAAGGGCAATGCATCTTATCTGCGATTTAAACTTAGACTTTTTGATCATTTTAATCAGCTTGCTAGTTGAATCACCGCCATCAACCTTTATCTTGGTTGACATAACGCCGTCCATGAAATTGCCGCCTCTGAACAGAACACCGATAACCAGATTATCGCCTTTCTTGAATTTTTCAAAAGGTGAATCATCTATTCCTAAAATGCGGATTTCTTCTTTCATCATCTCATCGCTTTTAATTTAGGTATTACAAAATACGCTATAAATGCGCACAATATTATTATAAACCAGAAATAAAAGGTGCTTATTACGCCAAAAGCAAAAAGGATCATGTTAATGACAACCACCACTGTAAAAATTATTGCCATCAGCTTAATCGGTTCTTTTGTCATTTTATCTTCCTGCAGAAGCTCAAAAATCCTGTGTGACCGATGCCTTTTGTCTTTGGCCTTACTTTCCTTTCATCAACCTCCCATTCCCTTTCGATTATTTCAATGGTTTTTACATGGATAAACCTTTCGTCCTTATTGATCACATTTACAAAATCCATCATCTGCGGAACTGAGGGCGAGTAGGAAATAACAAAGCCGCCAACCTTTAACGCTGCATAAGCGCTTTTTATAGCATTCCACGGCGAAGGCAGGTCTAATGTAATTAAATCAACATCTTTCTCGTCAATTCCATTGTAAATGTCTTTGTTTTTTATTTTTAAGTTATTTAAATTTAAAAATTCTTTATTCCTTTTAACAATTTTTAAAAAATCCTCCCTTATATCGTAGGTTATGACTTCCTTGCATAAATGAGCCAAGAAACAAGCCAATGCGCCTGATCCAGCTCCAGCATCTACAACAACAGAATTCTTGTTTATTCCTGTTTTTGCGATTATTGCTGCAATGTCTTTTAATGAAATTATCTGTGCTTCTCTTGCAATTCTTTTATAATCATCCATAAAGCCGGATGTGAAAATGCAGAATTTCTTTCCTGTATTTGTTGCTATTTCGCTTCCGTCTTTCTTTTTCAGGTCAGCTTTGGAAATAACGCCGTCTGCTGTATGAAAATCCTTGGTCAAATCCTCAACAAAGTATGCCTTTTCTTTTGAAATAACAACATCTCTGTTTAATTCTGCAATATGCTCTTTTTTCTCTTTTTTTATCAGAACTTTTCTTATTGGTTTCATGTTTTTAAAATAAAAAGGGCCCGGTGGGACTTTCAAAGCCAAAGTTTTGAACCTTCAGCCAATTTGAACCCACAATCTTCCGCTCTGCAGGCAGACGCCTTGCCGGATTCGACCACGGACCCTTTCAGTAACCACAATCGACTTCTTAATGTTATTTTCGGCTTATAATAACCCAATCTCCTCCAAAGTAAATATTTTGTTAAATTTTTTTCTGTACTGAATCCAATCTCATTTACCCATTTCTTTAACATCATTGGCCCACTTAAATAGAGCCTTATCGTAGTATCAGATACTACAGAATTGCTAGTTACTTTAAAATCTTTTTGTTTTAAGATGTTTTTTATTTGATTTAACAATTTTTCACTGCATGTCTTTATTTCTATTCTTGGGTAAGTGGGGTATTTGAATTTTTTACTTTTTGAAAAATATAAAGAGCCATCTGTTTCAAATATTCCGCGAATTATATGTTTGGAATATTTCCATTGTAAAAATTGTTTAGGTATTTCTGTATTATGAGATTTATTTTTAAATTTTATTTTAATCTCATTTATCAAATATTCTACAAACTTTTTATTATTGAACTCTAATCTTAAGGATTCACCAAGTTTTTCTTTTTTGATTCTGGTTAGCGGCCTTTTTTTTGTTAGTTTATAAAGCAAGTTTGAAATCTTTAAAAAGTAATCTTTTTGCTCTTTGGCATTACCAGCGAATTCAACCCTATATGTTCTGGGAGGGTTATAAATAATAGAACCATCTCCTATAAAAGCACCAATAAATTCATAAAAGTTCATTTTATAAAGCGGGCCTAGGAGGATTTGAACCCCCGACCTTCAGCTTAGAAGGCTGCCGCTCTATTTGCCTGAGCAAAGTTAGTTGCTCACCAGACTGAGCTATAGGCCCATAAGAACAAGAATTGGTTTTTTGTTTATAAATGTTATCAAAGAAATTTATGCTTTAATCAAAACCGCCTTTATCCTTCTCACACCGGCAGCAACGCTTTCTTCCTTTATTATCTTGAAATGCCCCAATTCAGAAGTATTTTTGACATGCGGACCGCCGCAGATCTCAACAGAAAAATCTCCAATGGAATAAACAAAGACTTTTTCTCCGTATTTGTGCTCAAACACGCCCTGCGCCCCTTTTTTCTTTGCCTCATCCACAGTCATCTCTTCCTGCTTAACAGGCAGTGCTTCCTTTATTTTTTCATTAATCAAATCTTCAACTTCTTTAAGCTCTTGCTCTGTCAATTTCCGGTCAAAATTAAAATCAAATCTTAATCTTTCCGGCGTTATGTTTGATCCTCTCTGGAAAATATCCTTTTTCCCCAAAACAACTCTTAATGCCTGATTCAGCATATGAGTTGCTGTATGCAGCTTTGTTGTCTCTTCTGAAGAATCTGCAAGTCCGCCTTTGAATTTTTTCTCAGCCCCGATCCTGCTCAATTCCTGGTGCTTCTCAAATTCTTTATTAAATCCAGTTACATCAACGCTGACATTTTTTTCTTTTGCCAGCTCAGCTGTCATTTCAATCGGAAAGCCAAAGCTCTGGAATAGCAGGAATGCATTCTCGCCATCAATCTCTTTTTTATTTTTTATGATTTTTTCAAATTCTTTCAGCCCATTTTCAAGAGTTTTCCTGAATTTTTCATCTTCTTTTTTCAGTTCATCCAATATAAAATCCTTATTTTTTTCCAGTTCTTTATAATCGCTTTTGTGCAGCTCAATAGTTATTTTTGCCAATTCTGACAGAAATTCCTTTTCAATGCCCAATAGCTTTCCGTGCCTTATTGATCTTCTGATAAATCTCCTTAAGATATATCCCTGGTCAACATTCGAGGGAGCAATTGCCTTTTCATCTCCCAATATGAAAGTTGCAGCTCTTATATGGTCTGTTATGATTCTTACTGATTTTAGCTGCTCTTCATTTGGCTCCTTGATCTTGGCAATTTCCTTTATTTTGTCAATTATCGGCTTGAATGTCTCAATTTCATAGACTATTTTCTTTCCCTGCAGGACAGCAGCTGTCCTTTCAACACCCATTCCAGTATCAACATTTTGCTGCTTTAGCTTCTCGAATCTTCCATCTTTTGTTTTGTTGTACTGCATGAAAACATCATTCCATATCTCAAAATATTTCCCGCAAAAGCAGCCAGGCTTGCAATCATTGCTGCATTTTTCTTTTCCTGTATCGTAAAACATTTCACTATCTGGGCCGCAAGGACCGGTTTCGCCAGCAGGACCCCACCAATTATCTTTTTTCGGCAAAAAATAAATTCTTTCTTTCGGAATTCCAACTGAGAGCCAGATCTTGGCAGATTCCTCGTCTTTTGGCGCATCATTATCCCCTTTAAAGCACGTTACTGATATCTTTTCCTTATTTATTCCAAGCCATTTTCTGTCTGTCAGGAATTCATAGCTCCATTCTATTGCTTCCTTTTTCCAGTAATCCCCTAATGACCAGTTTCCAAGCATTTCAAAGAAAGTAAGATGAGAAGAATCTCCGACTTCATCAATATCATCTGTTCTTAAGCATTTCTGAACATCCACAAGCCTTTTTCCCTGTGGATGCGGCTGGCCTATTAAAAAAGGAACTAAAGGATGCATTCCAGCTGCTGTGAACAATACAGTGGGATCATGCTCCGGGATCAAAGAAGCAGAAGCTATTAGCTTGTGGCCTTTTTCGCTGAAAAACCCGAAATACAGATCTTTCAGCTCTTTTGATGTTAGTTGTTTCATTGTTAAGGGATTTTTATAGGCGTATTTAAATGTTTTTTATTTTTATAAGGCCTTGCTATGTTCCACATTAATTCAAACTGTTTCCTATATGACTCAGCAACTTCTTTATTTCTTATGATAATTAAATAATCAGGATTTCCCCAGACAATTGTTTGTACGTTATCTCTATAAATCTGTACGGGATTAGGGTTAAAATATCTCTTAGGAATTTTTCTATATTTAGATGTTCCTCTTTGAAATATTCCTTTATCGCCCTCCTTGATAATCACTCTCTCTTTTATTTTAAACCTAATCATATCTCTTTCATATTGGTCGCAAATCGTTTTGTATTTTGCGAAGGGTATAGATTCCTCAACTGCAGTGCAAAGAATTTCTCCTCCAATTGATTTCAAATTATCTATTATATCTCTAAGAGCAATTCTAACAACATTTTTTCCTTTGTAGGTTTCTACGGAAAGAGATTGTTGTGCTTGTTCATTTAATTTTGTTAGTTGAGGAAGAATTTGCTTATAATTCTCTGTTCTTTCATTAAGGAATTCTAAGATTAATTTTGGATCTATTGCTTTGAATAATTTTGTTTTTCCCTCTTGAACAGAACTAACAAAACCTTTTTCCATTAATCTTTTGAGGGAATCATATGTAACTTGTCTGTATAATCCTGCTTTTTCTGCTAATTCATAGGCCGACATTTGTCCATTTGTAAGCAGAGCTAAGTATACTTCGGCTTCATAATTTGTTAATCCAATTTGAGTTAAAACTGCTTTATCCATATTAGTATGATATCATACGAATTAAGTATATATAAATCTGTCTGACTACTTCTTAGTGGATAAAGGTGAATAAATATGGAAAAAACAAAAAAATTACTTGTTGGAAATCCAAACCAACTTGAAGTAGATGGACAAATAGGAGAAGATGAATTATCTTATGTAGTTATGAACTTGCCGTTTGGCTGTAATTATAGCTGTTCTAAATGTTACAGAGATGATAATAAGTCTTTTGATAGTGTTAATCTGGACACAAGATTGGACATTATTTCACAAGCAAGAGATTTAGGCGCAAAAGTTTTTTGTATTCCTGGTGAAGGGGAGCCATTAACAAATAAAGATTTAACAATGCAGTTAATAGATCATGCCAATGCAGTAGGATTAATAGCCATCCTATATACCAATGGCAGTTTTCTTAATCAGGAGACAGTAAATGAATTATTCAATAAGAACGTGACTTTAATTACAAGTTTTGACTCATTAAATCCCGAAACGTATCTTAAATTAACAGGATTTAAGGGATTTGATAGAGTGATGAGAAATCTTGAAAATGTCAGAGGAACATACAAAACAGGAAATAGAACAAGAGAAAATGGTTTGATTGAGACAAGATGGGGAGTAATCACAATCATTAACCAGCACAATAAAGGAGAAATTCCGAAGATAAGGGAATTTTGCGGAGATGATGCATTTTTTATCTGTAATTATCCCATAAACAAGGGCAGAGCAAAAAGTGTTTGGGATTCGTATGTAGGTACTCAGGAGAATCTAATAGAATTAATTAGAACTGCAAATATGTATACTGATACACTTGTAGCAGGACTTAGTTCGCCAACAAGAAGCGGACAATGTATAATGCTAAATAATGGCATTACGATTGATACTAATGGAAATGCTCATGCATGCCCGGCTATGGTCGATACAAACTTAGGAAATATAGCAGATACTTCTGTTGGTGAGATTTGGCGGAAAACCAAAGAATACACACAGTCTAAAGGAAATCCTCTTTGCTTAGCCAGAGACATAAAGCAGTATTGTAAAAAAGCCAACATCTTGAGTGTTGGAGAGATGGTTATTTAGGCGACCCCATTAGTTTTTTAGAAATTGCCCTTTTCTATTTCAGGACTTCAAATTAGCAATAACAAATAAAACAACAAAAGTAGGCGGGCTTAAAACGCAGGAGTAAAATAAAAATGAAGCAAGACATAGTTGTGTTTGATGTGTTAGGTCCGATATACCAGTATGCTGAAGTAAATGGCAGACTTGAGAACTGCATTCCATTTGCATATGAAAAAATAAAAGAGCTGCATCCAGAGGAATATGAACGTGCAAAAAATGATTTTGCTTTTGCAGCAGAAATGGAATTTAGGCTTTTTAAAGAAGGCGCAATTACCTGCATTGCAACGCCATTTGCAGTCGATACTTTGCTTTATCTAAAGGAAAAAGGCATTATGCCTGTTGTTGCTTCTGCCGGAACTGATGAAACTCTTAGATTCACTTTGGACACAATAGTTGATAATTATAACAGGCAGAATGGAACAAAGCTAGTTGCAAATGAGGTAATTCCTTACAAAAATCTTATCTCAACAAGCCCCATAGGGAGCAAAAAAGATCCTAAGACGTGGCAGACAGCAGTTTATGATAATTTTGGAGCAAATAATAGGATATTGCTTGGTTATGAAGACAGCATTAATAATTGCCTTGCTCTGGCCAATGGGCTGAATTGCACAGGATTGCATATCGTCTCTGAAAATTGTAATTTGTCAATTGTGCAATATAACCCTACGATAATCAGGGGAACAATGGAGCAGCATTATAAAATGTTAAGAGGCGGATAAAATGAGGCTCATAGCAAAAGGTCTTGGTGTAAGCAAAGGGGGAGTGCAAGGCAGAGTTAAGATCATAAAAAGTGTTAAAGATTATGCAAAGCTAAAGAAGGGCGATATCCTTGTAACCAGGTTGACAGACCCAACAATGACTGCCATCATGGGCAGAGCTGCCGGAATAATCTGCGACATTGGCGGCCTTACATCACACCCTTCTGTTTTGAGCAGGGAAATGGGAATTCCGTGCATTGTATCTGCAAAAGGCATAATTACAGGAAAGCCAATAACTGAGCTTTTAAAAGAGGGTCAGGAAATTGAAATGAATGGTGAAAATGGAGAAATCTTTCTTAAAGATGAATCATGGAATTTGAGGTGGAAATTATGAACTGGCTTGATTTGTGGATGGACTCCATAGCCGCTTCATTGGGGAATATGGATCTGGCTACTTTGGAGCCTTTTAACTTTGATAATATGCATTCTCTTTATTCAAAAGAATGGGTCAATAGATTCCTTCTTGCCATAAGCAGAAGAAAACAATTAGATGTTTCTTTTGCAAGGCTTGCAAAAATGATAACAGGGCCTTCGCATCTCAGAGCCCAGTATTATTTCATGCTTGCCGACTTAAAGTTTGCAGGAATAAAAAAGGAGGAAAGATTGGAAATTGCAAAATTTTTTGATAGCATTATAAATGAAAAGTCAAAGGGGGATATTTATGGTTTCAGAAGCAACATTGCTCATACAGGCAAAGAGATCGTAGAATTATGCAGAAAAATAAGTTTTGAAAAAGCAAATCCTGAAATTGCAAGATTTCTTGGGAAGCTGTATACAGCGGCATTTCATCTTGTAAATGGGCTTTATACAGACATATATACAGATTATGGCATCGAAAACTTTGGAGAATATGATGTAAGCAGTGTTTTTGGGCCTGGCCACATGATGGTCATAAAGTCATTTAGCGATCTTAAGCCAATGGGCATATGGCCTGAGATAAGAGATTCGCCGTGTAAAACACTTAACATCTATGCCATATATAAAAATGTAAAATTCAGGTGTGATTCGATATCCTGCCATTCTGTTTACGAAGGAGATCCTATTGCTGGCATGGCCTATTATGCTGTCGGTGTTGATGGCATTCTCATTAACTCAATAGAAAAATTGGAAAAAATAAGAGAAGCCATAGAAAGGTGCTCAATAGAGCAATGGAAGAGGCTCATAAGCCAAGAAAAAGAGCAGCTTAAAATAAAAGCGCTTATGCAAAGATGCTATGTTCTGAAAAACATGTTCGAATTGCTGGGCATAGAATGGAAACCAAGCACAGGCATGATCAATGCTGTTAAAGATAAGCCGCTTAGCTCCCCTTTCAAAATCATACCGAAAGATGAAAAAGAGAGAAGGTTATTTTGGAAGAAATTTTTTGATCCAAGACTCGAGATTTATCCTTCATAGCTACTAAAATCCAAATATATTCTTCATCATAATAAAATTTAAATACTTCTACTCCAAAATAACAAATATGGCAAGCAATTTTGTCGATCTGATCATTGAAAAAGGGATGGACAAGGTAAACATTTCTATGCTGGATGAAAAGAACAGGAAAATGATCCTTGGCGATGCAGGCAGCCAGCTGGTTAGAATGGGCAAGTTTGAAGATGGTGTGAAAGCACTTGCATTGGCTGGAGAAAAAGAAAAACTGATTAAACTGGCAGAAGACTTTGCGAAAGAGAAGCAGATAAGGCTGGCAGCATTGGCAATAGAGAATTCCGGCGATATTGCAAGGATCGAAGCCATTGCAGCAGAATGTGTAAACCTCGGATTAATGGCAGAGGCATTAAAGCTCTACAAGGCAGCAGGGAATGAGATGATGACCAATTTCGTGCTTGAGAATTTTAAGTGAATTTGATGTTTTGTTCCTGATTTCTTGAAAACTCTTCTACTAGCTTTAGTATGGTGTAGCTTACAATTTCTGAAGGGTTATCTAAAAGTCTTAGTTTAAAATTTGCAACCATCCCTATGGAGTTAGCGAAAGTATTGGAAAAGTAAGTATATCCTTTAAGGAAATATCCATCAAAATTATTAATGATATTTTTAATGTTGTCAGCAGAGTCAAAAAACAGCTCTTTTTCCATAATTGTGGGGTGATGCACACAATGGACGGTTCTAACAGCATTCACAAACTTTGCCCTAAGCCTTGATCTTTCATGGCCAAACTTCATAGGTTTAACAAAAAAGGCATTGCCCAAGTCAAAAGCCAAATCATTACATCTAGACCCCTTAATATGCACATATTCTTCATAGTTGCAAAATACTCTATTAAGAACAATCAATGGCCCTATTGGCCCTCCTTCAGAATATTTGAATGTCCTGTTAGTTTTGTCAATCTCGTATCTGTTGATAGTTTCTTCATACGATAAAGTGCTATAGACATTTTTGAAATCTTTAGATAAAAACAAAGCATTACCGGTACCAACGATGCCTTCAACTTCACCAAATTGAGAGAATGCCTCTAAAATGTTTATTGAACCGACGCCCAGGGTCAGATATACTCTGCGCTTATACAAAAATCCTGCACCTTGCATAAGTGTGCAGTTGTCACGCTCGCTGCTTTTGTAAAGCAGTTTCCGCTGTGCATCTTTATGCCCCATTAATTTCATATCTGTAAGGTCTTGTTCGTGTAGAGGGCATTTTGTCAATCTGGATCTCCAAGCATACTGGTCATAAGATGCATCAATAATGCAGTTTATCATAATGGAATGATAACATGTATGTATTTTAATTTATGTTGTACCATCATAGTACAACTATAGTAAACTTTAAAAACTCCAACATATTTCAATGCCCATGTTTGATGGCAATATTTTAAAAAGTGCAGGACTTACCGAGAATGAAACCGAGGTTTATGTCATATTATTGCAGTTAAACGAATGTTTGGCTTCAGATATTGCCAGACGTACAAAAATATCCAGACCCCACGTTTATGATGCGCTAAATAAATTACTGCATAAGGGTTTGGCATCTTATGTATTGAAGAATGGTAGCAGATACTTTATGCCTACAGATCCCAATAAACTTCTAGAACATCTTAAGGACCAAGAAAAAATTCTTCAACAAAAATACCTATCTATACAATCCATAATGCCGCAACTCAAATCACTGCGCCAACCTTTGGCGAATAAGCCGCTAGTTGAAGTCTTGGAAGGTAGTGAGGGCATTAAGACTATACTCAATGATATAATCAAGACTGGAAAAGAGATGTTGGCTTTTAATACTCTAGGCGAGGAATTTAAGAAGTATGTTCCAGAACACTTCCTTAAACGGTATTTTATTGAACGTGAAAAATATCATATTAGATCTAGGCAATTCTATGTCGAGGGTGCCCAAATATATCGGCATACCATGGTTACTTACAAAAAATTGCAACAATCCTTTAATCCAGTAGCATTATTTGTTTATGGCAATAAGGTTGTAATGTTTGTACTGACAGATACGCCATTAACTATAAGAATAGAAAGCAAGGATGTTGCCAAACTGTATAAAGAACAATTTGAAAAGATGTGGAAAGAACTCTGATTGCTTTTTTAATTAAAAAAGAAAAAATAAAATAATAAACTTATGCCTTTCCTAGAATCCTGCACACTGTTGTTGTGCATTTAGGGCATTTGCCTTTCAGGATCTTCTTTTTATTCGAAGTAACAGACTCTTTTCCGCCTTGTATATCCACTTTCTTTTTGCACTTCACGCAATATCCTTGAATTCCAGCCATTTTATTCACCTCAATATTTAGATTTTAAAGCCAATATACAGCTTAGCAACTTAAAAATACCCATTATTTATAAATCTTTGGGAAAGTAAAGTATAAAGTGGCATTTTTCATGCAGTATTATGGTACTTTGTAACATCACCTTGCAAAAAAATAAATCTTTATATATTAGTGGATAATTAGAAGCCTTGGGGGAAAATGGAAAGCGATAAGGAAGTTATTATAACTCTTGAAACTCTGTTCGATCTTCTCAGAAGGGAAAAGGAAAGAGAGGACTTGCAGAAGTTGGACGATTCTTTCTTCGGAGACGTTGTGAATTATCTGAAGGATAAAAGGCAGATAATGCTTAAAGCAGAAAGCGAACTGTTTGCTGAAGAGGAAAAAGAGAAGACAACCAAGCAGCTTGCAAACTTAAGCAAGATATTAAGAGAGTTCTATGAGAGAAGGGAGAAGAAGATAATAAGCATGGCATTGGCCAAATCAAGGATTAAATCCAGCCTGATAGACGCTTCAGCGTTTTTGGATGAAGAAAAGATGCTTTTCGACCAGCTTTTGCTTGTCTTTGACAATTTCAGGGATAAAGTGCTCTTTAGCGTTCTTAATGAAAAACTGCCTTTGTTTGAGCATGCCAAAGAAGAACCTGAAAAAAAAGAAATTCAGGCTAAAGAAACAAAAACAATAAGGTTCCTAAGCTCTGTGCCGAAGTTTGTTGGAAAAGAGCTTGAAGTTTACGGCCCCTTTGAAGAGGAGAATATTGCAAACCTTCCTTCAGAAATTGCAGATCTTCTTATAAGCAAGGGGAGGGCTGAAGAGATTGAAGGAGAATGAAAAGAAAAGACATTCCTGTTTTGATGTACCACGAAATAGCGCCTGTTATAAAGAACAAGTGGACAATCTCGCCATCAATGTTCAGGGAGCAGATCAACTATCTTGTCAAAAACAAATTTCAGGCAATAACCCCTGACGATATTTACGAATTTCTTGTAAACAACAAAAACCTTCCTGAAAAGCCAATAATGCTGACTTTCGATGACGGAAGGGAAGGCACAAAAAAATATGCAGCTCCATTGCTTGAAGAAAACAACTTTAATGCGGTTTTTTACATCACCTCAGACTGGGCAGATGGAAAGAACATTCCGGAGAGCGAAGCATATTCTGCTTTTATGAGCTGGAATGATATACAAGAGCTGTCTGAAAAAGGTTTTGTTATTGGCTGCCATGGAAAAACCCATAACGATCTGACAAAATCAGATGAAAACAGCTTAAATGATGAAATAAAAAATTCAAAAAATATCATCGAAGAAAAAATAAACAAAAAAGTTGAAGATTTTTCTTATCCCTATGGCCTTTTCAATGAGAATGTTGTTAAAAAAGTAGAAGAATCAGGCTATAAGACTGCTGTTACAATAAGAAG from Candidatus Woesearchaeota archaeon encodes the following:
- a CDS encoding helix-turn-helix domain-containing protein yields the protein MFDGNILKSAGLTENETEVYVILLQLNECLASDIARRTKISRPHVYDALNKLLHKGLASYVLKNGSRYFMPTDPNKLLEHLKDQEKILQQKYLSIQSIMPQLKSLRQPLANKPLVEVLEGSEGIKTILNDIIKTGKEMLAFNTLGEEFKKYVPEHFLKRYFIEREKYHIRSRQFYVEGAQIYRHTMVTYKKLQQSFNPVALFVYGNKVVMFVLTDTPLTIRIESKDVAKLYKEQFEKMWKEL
- a CDS encoding helix-turn-helix domain-containing protein; the protein is MDKAVLTQIGLTNYEAEVYLALLTNGQMSAYELAEKAGLYRQVTYDSLKRLMEKGFVSSVQEGKTKLFKAIDPKLILEFLNERTENYKQILPQLTKLNEQAQQSLSVETYKGKNVVRIALRDIIDNLKSIGGEILCTAVEESIPFAKYKTICDQYERDMIRFKIKERVIIKEGDKGIFQRGTSKYRKIPKRYFNPNPVQIYRDNVQTIVWGNPDYLIIIRNKEVAESYRKQFELMWNIARPYKNKKHLNTPIKIP
- a CDS encoding Lrp/AsnC family transcriptional regulator, with the protein product MTDFIGMVVESDYGREIKVDLKDKKILGALAVNARLSPSEIGRIVGLSKDAVRYRIIQLEKKGIIRGSVVIANPSKVGYYLHTVLLKLENLSEERENELIKFFAAFPLGIWFGKCSGRWDFVFEVIAKDMKQFDKIMQKIKSVCGKNLRDYESLTAFNLVKYVDLPDDFYKDLGLKFEFERKSVAFAKEIKKGIIEFDYEKQIKLDLTDARILKALSENACAQISEIANRTRIPRDTVVNRIRSMVNNGLIIAFNPIINLTYLKYHLYVVFFHLANLTDEKEKEFFNYMSVHSFVAYGAKLMGKYEAQIFLIVKDPMHMHEIMMEFRRKFSGIIEDYEPLLVIKDYKYNFLPEGVFPKII
- a CDS encoding PEP-utilizing enzyme; this translates as MRLIAKGLGVSKGGVQGRVKIIKSVKDYAKLKKGDILVTRLTDPTMTAIMGRAAGIICDIGGLTSHPSVLSREMGIPCIVSAKGIITGKPITELLKEGQEIEMNGENGEIFLKDESWNLRWKL
- a CDS encoding DUF99 family protein, yielding MMKEEIRILGIDDSPFEKFKKGDNLVIGVLFRGGNFMDGVMSTKIKVDGGDSTSKLIKMIKKSKFKSQIRCIALNGIAMGGFNVVDVNELNKKTKIPVIIVIRDYPDFKKIFDALKKIKKESKIKRIKKAGDVIKAGKIYVQLAGLNLEQAKQILKISCTHSYIPEPLRVAHLIAAGIAMGESKGRA
- a CDS encoding DUF5679 domain-containing protein; the protein is MAGIQGYCVKCKKKVDIQGGKESVTSNKKKILKGKCPKCTTTVCRILGKA
- a CDS encoding alanine--tRNA ligase; translation: MKQLTSKELKDLYFGFFSEKGHKLIASASLIPEHDPTVLFTAAGMHPLVPFLIGQPHPQGKRLVDVQKCLRTDDIDEVGDSSHLTFFEMLGNWSLGDYWKKEAIEWSYEFLTDRKWLGINKEKISVTCFKGDNDAPKDEESAKIWLSVGIPKERIYFLPKKDNWWGPAGETGPCGPDSEMFYDTGKEKCSNDCKPGCFCGKYFEIWNDVFMQYNKTKDGRFEKLKQQNVDTGMGVERTAAVLQGKKIVYEIETFKPIIDKIKEIAKIKEPNEEQLKSVRIITDHIRAATFILGDEKAIAPSNVDQGYILRRFIRRSIRHGKLLGIEKEFLSELAKITIELHKSDYKELEKNKDFILDELKKEDEKFRKTLENGLKEFEKIIKNKKEIDGENAFLLFQSFGFPIEMTAELAKEKNVSVDVTGFNKEFEKHQELSRIGAEKKFKGGLADSSEETTKLHTATHMLNQALRVVLGKKDIFQRGSNITPERLRFDFNFDRKLTEQELKEVEDLINEKIKEALPVKQEEMTVDEAKKKGAQGVFEHKYGEKVFVYSIGDFSVEICGGPHVKNTSELGHFKIIKEESVAAGVRRIKAVLIKA
- a CDS encoding radical SAM protein, which encodes MEKTKKLLVGNPNQLEVDGQIGEDELSYVVMNLPFGCNYSCSKCYRDDNKSFDSVNLDTRLDIISQARDLGAKVFCIPGEGEPLTNKDLTMQLIDHANAVGLIAILYTNGSFLNQETVNELFNKNVTLITSFDSLNPETYLKLTGFKGFDRVMRNLENVRGTYKTGNRTRENGLIETRWGVITIINQHNKGEIPKIREFCGDDAFFICNYPINKGRAKSVWDSYVGTQENLIELIRTANMYTDTLVAGLSSPTRSGQCIMLNNGITIDTNGNAHACPAMVDTNLGNIADTSVGEIWRKTKEYTQSKGNPLCLARDIKQYCKKANILSVGEMVI
- a CDS encoding methyltransferase domain-containing protein; protein product: MKPIRKVLIKKEKKEHIAELNRDVVISKEKAYFVEDLTKDFHTADGVISKADLKKKDGSEIATNTGKKFCIFTSGFMDDYKRIAREAQIISLKDIAAIIAKTGINKNSVVVDAGAGSGALACFLAHLCKEVITYDIREDFLKIVKRNKEFLNLNNLKIKNKDIYNGIDEKDVDLITLDLPSPWNAIKSAYAALKVGGFVISYSPSVPQMMDFVNVINKDERFIHVKTIEIIEREWEVDERKVRPKTKGIGHTGFLSFCRKIK